One Balaenoptera musculus isolate JJ_BM4_2016_0621 chromosome 13, mBalMus1.pri.v3, whole genome shotgun sequence genomic region harbors:
- the LOC118905607 gene encoding LOW QUALITY PROTEIN: polyadenylate-binding protein 4-like (The sequence of the model RefSeq protein was modified relative to this genomic sequence to represent the inferred CDS: inserted 6 bases in 5 codons): protein MNAAASSYPMASLYVGDLHSDITEAMLNVKFSPAGPVLSIWVCRDMLTRHSLGYAYVNFRQPADAERALDTMNFDVINRKPIRIMWSQRDPSLRKSGVGNVFIKNLDKSIDNKALYDTFSAFGNILSCKVVCDENGSKGYDFVHFETQEAADKAIEKMNCMLLSDHKVFVGRFKSRKEREAELGAKAKEFTNVCIKNSGEEVDDESLKELFSQFGKTLSVKVTRDPSGKSKGFGFVSYEKHEDSNKAVEEMNGKEISGKVIPISXQKKVQQQAELKREFEQPKQERISRYQGXNLYIKNLDDTIDDEKLRKEFSPFGSITNAKVMLEGGRSKGFGFVCFSSPEEATKAVTEMNGRIVGSKPLYVTLAQRKEERKAHLTNQYMHRVVGIRALPANAILNQFQPAAGGYFVPAVRQAQGRPPYXPNQLAQMRPNPRWQQGGRPRGFQGMPSAIRQSGRRPALRHLAPAGNAPASRSLPSTAQRVGSECPDHLAMDFGGAGAAQQGPTDSCQSGGVSAAVQSLAPRAAVAAAAPRAVALYKYASGVRSPHPAIRPLQAPQPAVHVQGQEPLTAAMLAAAPXQEQKQMLGERLFPLIQTMHSNPAGQVMGMLLEIDSSELLHMLEXPESLRSNVDEAVAVLQAHHAKKEGAQKVGAVAAAAS, encoded by the exons ATGAACGCTGCGGCCAGCAGCTACCCCATGGCCTCCCTGTACGTGGGTGACCTGCACTCAGACATCACCGAGGCCATGCTGAACGTAAAGTTCAGTCCTGCGGGGCCTGTGCTATCCATCTGGGTCTGCCGCGATATGCTCACCCGCCACTCCCTGGGTTATGCCTACGTCAACTTCCGGCAGCCGGCTGATGCTGAGCGGGCTTTGGATACCATGAACTTTGATGTGATTAACAGAAAGCCAATCCGTATCATGTGGTCTCAGAGGGATCCCTCTCTGAGAAAATCTGGCGTGGGAAACGTCTTCATCAAGAACCTGGACAAATCTATAGATAACAAGGCACTTTATGatactttttctgcttttggaAACATTCTGTCCTGCAAGGTGGTGTGTGATGAGAACGGCTCTAAGGGTTACGACTTTGTCCACTTCGAGACCCAGGAGGCTGCCGACAAGGCCATTGAGAAGATGAACTGCATGCTCCTCAGTGACCATAAAGTGTTTGTGGGCAGATTCAAGTCTCGAAAAGAGCGGGAAGCTGAGCTTGGAGCCAAAGCCAAGGAATTCACCAATGTTTGTATCAAAAACTCTGGGGAAGAGGTGGATGATGAGAGTCTGAAAGAGCTATTCAGCCAGTTTGGTAAGACTCTAAGCGTCAAGGTGACGAGAGATCCCAGTGGGAAATCCAAAGGCTTTGGCTTTGTGAGTTACGAAAAGCACGAGGATTCCAATAAGGCCGTGGAagagatgaatggaaaagaaatcagTGGGAAAGTCATTCCCATTTC ACAGAAGAAAGTGCAACAGCAGGCCGAGTTAAAGCGAGAATTTGAACAGCCGAAACAGGAGAGAATTAGTCGCTATCAGG TGAATCTCTACATTAAGAACTTGGATGACACCATTGATGATGAGAAGTTAAGGAAAGAGTTTTCTCCTTTTGGATCAATCACCAATGCTAAGGTGATGCTGGAGGGTGGGAGAAGCAAAGGGTTTGGCTTTGTCTGCTTCTCATCCCCTGAAGAGGCAACCAAAGCAGTCACAGAGATGAACGGACGCATCGTGGGCTCCAAGCCACTGTATGTCACCCtggcccagagaaaggaagagagaaaggctCACCTGACCAACCAGTATATGCATCGGGTGGTCGGGATTAGAGCGCTCCCCGCCAATGCCATCTTAAATCAGTTCCAGCCTGCAGCTGGGGGCTACTTTGTGCCAGCAGTTCGACAGGCTCAGGGAAGACCTCCGT TACCTAACCAGTTAGCACAGATGAGGCCTAATCCACGCTGGCAGCAAGGTGGGAGACCTCGAGGCTTCCAAGGAATGCCAAGTGCTATACGCCAGTCTGGGCGTCGTCCAGCTCTTCGCCATCTGGCTCCAGCTGGTAATGCTCCGGCCTCTCGCAGCCTCCCTTCTACCGCTCAGAGAGTCGGATCTGAGTGCCCAGACCACTTGGCTATGGACTTTGGTGGGGCTGGTGCCGCCCAGCAAGGGCCGACTGACAGCTGCCAGTCTGGAGGTGTTTCCGCAGCTGTGCAGAGCCTAGCGCCTCGTGCCGCTGTTGCTGCCGCCGCTCCTCGGGCTGTTGCACTTTACAAATACGCCTCCGGTGTCCGCAGCCCTCACCCCGCCATCCGGCCCCTGCAGGCACCCCAGCCTGCGGTCCATGTGCAGGGGCAGGAGCCGCTGACCGCCGCCATGCTGGCCGCAGCAC TCCAGGAACAGAAGCAGATGCTGGGTGAACGTTTGTTCCCGCTCATCCAGACGATGCACTCAAACCCGGCCGGGCAGGTTATGGGGATGCTGCTGGAGATTGACAGCTCGGAGCTGCTGCACATGCTGG TCCCCGAGTCTCTCCGCTCCAACGTGGATGAAGCGGTGGCGGTCCTACAGGCTCATCATGCCAAGAAAGAAGGTGCCCAGAAGGTGGgcgctgttgctgctgctgcctctTAG